One genomic window of Quercus robur chromosome 6, dhQueRobu3.1, whole genome shotgun sequence includes the following:
- the LOC126689364 gene encoding putative leucine-rich repeat receptor-like serine/threonine-protein kinase At2g14440, with protein sequence MSFLSLLLLLLLFSFLPLSLSQQQPPPPKGILINCGATEESTIDDREWLPDTDFVSGGTSKNLTIPVTVPTLATVRSFPLRLHTKYCFVVEVFRSAKYVIRTTYFYGGVNDGHGSPPVFDQMVDGTFWNVVNTTVDYANNAASYYEGVFVAQGKTMSLCIGSNKYTDSDPFISALEFLIVGDSLYNTTDFGNFSLSLVARNSFGYSGPIIQYPDDQFDRFWEPSRDNDSTVSENRNISVSGFWNVPPLKVFEAALTTTKVQPLVLNWPPASLPNSMYYIALYFADDRNSSSRVFNISINDVPYYRTLNVTPAGACVFATRWPLRGPTKITLTPAVGSDIGPLINAGEIFEVLDLGGRTATRDVIGLSMVKKSLKNPPLVWNGDPCMPRQYSWSGITCSYGPRIRVISLNLTSMGLSGSLSPSIVNMTGLTNIWLGNNSLTGPIPDLSSLKMLETLHLEDNQFSGSIPSSLGDIEGLRELFLQNNNLTGTVPNNLKDKPGLNLRTSGNNFESPPPS encoded by the exons ATGTCTTTCCtctccctcctcctcctcctcctcctcttttcCTTCCtccccctctccctctctcaacaACAACCTCCACCCCCTAAAG gTATTTTGATTAACTGTGGGGCCACCGAGGAGTCGACAATTGACGATCGAGAATGGTTACCGGACACCGATTTCGTGTCCGGTGGGACCTCGAAAAACCTGACGATCCCGGTAACCGTCCCTACACTCGCCACCGTCCGATCGTTTCCTCTCCGCCTTCACACCAAATACTGCTTCGTCGTCGAAGTTTTCCGCTCCGCGAAGTACGTAATCCGAACCACCTACTTCTACGGAGGAGTCAACGACGGCCATGGCTCTCCGCCGGTGTTCGATCAGATGGTGGACGGGACTTTCTGGAACGTCGTGAACACCACCGTGGATTACGCGAACAACGCGGCGTCGTATTACGAGGGCGTCTTCGTCGCGCAGGGAAAGACTATGAGTTTGTGTATCGGTTCCAATAAGTATACGGATTCGGACCCGTTCATTTCGGCTTTGGAGTTCTTGATAGTTGGGGATTCGCTCTATAATACCACGGATTTTGGCAATTTTAGCCTCAGCTTGGTTGCGAGGAACAGTTTTGGATATTCTGGGCCAATTATTCA GTATCCTGATGATCAATTTGATCGGTTTTGGGAGCCATCAAGAGATAATGATTCTACAGTATCAGAAAACAGAAATATATCTGTTTCTGGTTTCTGGAACGTTCCTCCTCTAAAAGTATTCGAGGCAGCTCTGACAACTACCAAAGTACAACCCCTGGTGTTGAATTGGCCTCCAGCATCCCTTCCGAACTCAATGTACTACATTGCTCTTTACTTTGCAGATGACCGTAATTCGAGCTCAAGGGTGTTTAACATAAGCATAAATGATGTGCCATATTACCGTACTTTGAATGTCACTCCAGCAGGTGCTTGTGTCTTTGCAACCCGGTGGCCTCTTCGTGGTCCTACAAAGATAACTTTGACCCCTGCTGTGGGTTCAGACATTGGTCCTCTGATAAATGCTGGAGAGATTTTTGAAGTGCTAGATCTTGGGGGAAGAACTGCTACTCGAGATG TTATTGGTTTGTCAATGGTAAAAAAGAGTCTCAAGAATCCTCCACTTGTTTGGAATGGTGATCCTTGCATGCCCCGCCAGTACTCTTGGAGTGGCATTACTTGCTCCTATGGTCCCCGGATCCGTGTGATCTCCTT AAACCTGACAAGCATGGGCCTCTCAGGATCACTGTCTCCTAGCATTGTCAATATGACGGGATTGACTAACAT ATGGCTTGGGAATAACAGTTTGACTGGACCTATTCCTGATCTCAGTTCATTGAAGATGCTAGAGACATT GCATTTGGAAGACAATCAGTTTAGTGGATCTATTCCCTCATCACTTGGGGACATTGAAGGCTTGCGTGAACT TTTCTTACAGAACAATAATCTGACCGGTACAGTTCCAAATAACCTTAAAGATAAACCTGGACTGAACCTTAG GACTTCTGGAAATAATTTTGAATCTCCCCCACCCTCTTGA
- the LOC126689366 gene encoding probable membrane-associated kinase regulator 1: MGRRTERPSKSHTLPPSPSHSFSSSSSSDFEFTISLSPRRSSTTLCPADELFYKGQLLPLHTSPRLSMVRTLLLASSSTSSSSDTTTTASRDSTGSSNDSHSSFNSDLLLLAECDSSRPSSVTEDDEFKRLHNPNTQIKKPKYFSLSRFSSVFKKDPKTRDPDTVSGSSVKRTSSTAKEVIRKYLKKVKPLYEKLSQKQQQQQQKMGGGGGGGGLVTTSSTTARTVSLLAAKEHSDKISTRKESVSGLISQSFSGNLRYPRRKSCVSSCPSSMRSSPSHSGVLSRTGFMGTSTGTSTGTSKVGGMYNSDTSSMEELQSAIQGAIAHCKNSMIQNKTM, from the exons ATGGGTAGGAGAACAGAGAGACCCTCCAAATCCCACACCCTCCCACCTTCACCATCCCACTCATTCTCATCCTCTTCCTCCTCAGACTTCGAGTTCaccatctctctctccccaCGCAGATCCTCCACCACTCTCTGTCCAGCCGACGAGCTCTTCTACAAAGGCCAACTCTTACCTCTCCACACCTCTCCTCGCCTCTCCATGGTCCGTACTCTCCTCTTAGCTTCCTCAAGCACCTCTTCCTCCTCagacaccaccaccaccgcctcTCGTGACTCCACAGGTAGCTCCAACGACTCTCACTCTTCCTTCAACAGCGACCTCTTATTGCTGGCCGAGTGTGACTCATCGAGACCCAGCTCAGTCACTGAGGACGACGAGTTCAAACGCCTTCACAACCCTAACACCCAGATCAAGAAACCCAAGTATTTCTCATTGTCAAGATTCTCATCTGTGTTCAAAAAAGATCCAAAGACACGTGACCCAGATACTGTATCCGGTTCATCAGTGAAAAGAACGAGCTCTACAGCCAAAGAGGTTATACGAAAGTATTTGAAGAAAGTGAAGCCTTTGTATGAAAAACTCTCCcaaaaacaacaacagcaacaacaaaaaatgggaggaggaggaggaggaggaggactTGTTACGACGAGTTCTACAACGGCGAGAACTGTGTCTTTGTTAGCTGCGAAAGAACACAGTGATAAGATCAGTACGAGGAAAGAAAGTGTTAGTGGATTAATCTCTCAATCTTTTTCGGGGAATTTGAGGTACCCACGTAGGAAAAGCTGTGTTTCGAGCTGTCCATCTTCGATGAGGTCCTCACCGAGCCATTCGGGTGTGCTTAGTCGAACCGGGTTCATGGGTACGAGTACGGGTACGAGTACAGGGACGAGTAAGGTTGGAGGAATGTATAACAGCGACACGTCGTCGATGGAGGAGTTACAGAGTGCAATTCAAGGTGCAATTGCTCATTGCAAGAACTCCATGATTCAGAACAAGACCATG taa
- the LOC126689365 gene encoding uncharacterized protein LOC126689365, whose amino-acid sequence MVSLETVQTNSRSIEPTSSPRISFSAEFLDEKNFISISPNSLQVEKGEGMEIEKARNGDFEFLSSNASSHAMLTADELFFEGKLLPFWQMQHSEKLNKISLKAKDEEEKEVNKEESTRVNWFVDDDPSPRPPKCTVLWKELLRLRKQRASSLSPSSSSSSSSSSATSLADVATKDEGKGGSGNREKHVKRIKKGLERTRSASIRIRPMINVPICTQMKNSALPPLFPLRKGRLDR is encoded by the coding sequence ATGGTCTCCCTAGAAACTGTTCAAACTAACTCTAGATCCATTGAGCCAACTTCAAGTCCCAGGATTTCTTTCTCTGCAGAGTTTCTGGATGAGAAAAACTTCATCTCCATTAGCCCAAACTCTCTGCAGGTTGAAAAAGGTGAAGGCATGGAGATAGAGAAAGCAAGAAATGGAGACTTTGAATTCCTCTCAAGCAATGCAAGTAGCCATGCAATGTTAACTGCTGATGAGCTTTTCTTTGAAGGGAAGCTCCTTCCATTTTGGCAAATGCAGCATTCAGAAAAGCTCAACAAGATCAGTCTCAAAGCAAAAGACGAAGAGGAAAAAGAGGTGAACAAGGAGGAGAGTACTAGGGTAAATTGGTTTGTTGATGATGACCCATCACCAAGGCCACCCAAGTGCACTGTTTTATGGAAAGAGCTATTAAGGTTGAGGAAGCAACGCGCTTCTTCTTTatcaccatcttcttcttcctcatcatcatcatcttcagcTACCTCACTTGCTGATGTAGCTACAAAAGATGAAGGGAAGGGAGGGTCAGGGAATAGAGAGAAGCATGTGAAGAGGATAAAGAAAGGGTTGGAGAGGACAAGGTCAGCTAGTATTAGAATAAGGCCTATGATCAATGTCCCAATTTGCACACAAATGAAGAACAGTGCATTGCCACCTTTGTTTCCACTGAGGAAGGGAAGATTAGATAGGTGA